From a region of the Gordonia sp. KTR9 genome:
- a CDS encoding DnaB-like helicase N-terminal domain-containing protein translates to MTSDLSDETPQSDVEDYSATLDIEAQMLCSLLWTPTGRVASVMKDLTPEDFYQPVHAALFEVIAGLIAAGEPHSGAYVLMTLQRDGRTSGHIGKQMVTTLTQLMTIGVPSGALEHYAAAVLTQAYRRGFRTAAKSLAEAAESLPEDQLYEHMCSIGRERRAASQRLQAIRERRAP, encoded by the coding sequence GTGACCAGTGACCTGTCGGATGAGACTCCCCAGTCCGACGTTGAAGACTACAGCGCCACACTCGACATCGAGGCGCAAATGTTGTGCTCGCTGCTCTGGACGCCGACCGGGCGTGTGGCGTCTGTCATGAAGGACCTCACACCCGAGGACTTCTATCAACCCGTACACGCGGCACTCTTCGAGGTCATCGCCGGCCTGATTGCAGCCGGCGAGCCGCACTCCGGGGCCTACGTTCTGATGACTCTGCAGCGTGACGGGCGAACCAGTGGACACATTGGCAAACAGATGGTCACCACACTCACCCAGCTAATGACCATCGGCGTTCCGTCCGGAGCGCTCGAGCATTACGCGGCGGCCGTGCTGACGCAGGCCTACCGCCGAGGGTTTCGCACGGCCGCGAAATCTCTGGCCGAGGCCGCGGAGTCACTGCCCGAAGACCAGTTGTACGAGCACATGTGCTCTATCGGACGCGAACGACGAGCCGCATCTCAGCGTCTTCAGGCCATTCGGGAACGGCGTGCTCCCTGA
- a CDS encoding ParA family protein, translating into MAARDKSPQRNAAALTRVVALINSKGGVFKTTLASNIGGLLAASDYKVLLVDLDPQGNVAEDLGYTNTEHDDDGSNLAQALAFGAPLEPIRDVRPNLDVAPGGAHLEAATAALSSRVAKDPVGAKLALAMALAPIAHQYDMILLDCPPGDESLQTAAAAAARWLLIPVKSDASSRKGMAGVMSRLNAVLSDNPDLDLLGVVLTGIGRSATKVQKQARDAIAESFGGSGDVVFDRTVRHSEATALATRERGLLVHELDEFVRNGPKWYEVLRGEATAQALAPRSSTSVADDLVGVTEELVRRITQAETEAAQEATS; encoded by the coding sequence ATGGCTGCACGGGACAAGTCCCCGCAACGCAACGCCGCCGCGCTGACACGAGTCGTCGCGCTCATCAACAGCAAGGGTGGAGTATTCAAGACGACCCTGGCGTCCAACATTGGGGGACTGTTGGCTGCCTCCGACTACAAGGTCTTGCTGGTCGACCTCGACCCACAGGGCAACGTCGCCGAGGATCTCGGATACACCAACACCGAGCACGACGACGATGGCAGCAACCTTGCCCAGGCCCTGGCATTCGGTGCACCGCTCGAACCGATTCGCGACGTCCGACCGAACCTCGATGTCGCTCCTGGCGGGGCCCATCTCGAGGCGGCTACGGCGGCGCTGAGCTCTCGGGTCGCGAAGGATCCTGTTGGAGCCAAGCTCGCTCTGGCCATGGCGTTGGCGCCCATCGCGCACCAGTACGACATGATCCTGCTCGATTGCCCGCCCGGCGACGAGTCGCTACAGACGGCCGCGGCCGCGGCAGCGCGGTGGCTGCTCATCCCGGTCAAAAGCGACGCGTCCAGCCGAAAAGGTATGGCCGGCGTGATGAGTCGCCTCAACGCGGTACTCTCGGACAATCCCGATCTCGACCTTCTCGGTGTCGTCCTCACAGGTATTGGACGCTCAGCAACCAAGGTCCAGAAGCAGGCACGCGACGCGATCGCCGAATCCTTCGGCGGGAGCGGCGACGTCGTCTTCGACCGGACCGTCAGACATTCCGAAGCCACGGCGCTCGCTACTCGTGAACGAGGCCTCCTCGTGCATGAACTCGACGAGTTCGTTCGAAACGGGCCCAAATGGTACGAGGTACTCCGCGGCGAAGCTACAGCTCAGGCGTTGGCCCCGAGGTCATCGACGTCGGTCGCCGACGATCTTGTCGGCGTGACCGAAGAGCTCGTCCGTCGGATCACCCAGGCAGAGACCGAGGCGGCACAGGAGGCCACATCATGA
- a CDS encoding ParB family protein translates to MTGDLSALRAKNRASTPPPPVAAPPVAAVEEPAEKKQTNKPVTVYISQEVYTRARLTYKATSSAERDRNWSQFVEKAIAGEIERRELRHNAGGPFDGVDTPLSPGRPLAD, encoded by the coding sequence GTGACCGGAGATCTGTCAGCATTGCGCGCGAAGAACCGGGCATCAACACCGCCACCGCCGGTCGCGGCGCCTCCGGTCGCGGCGGTGGAGGAACCTGCCGAGAAGAAGCAGACCAACAAGCCTGTCACCGTCTACATCTCCCAGGAGGTCTACACGCGTGCTCGCCTGACCTACAAGGCAACGAGTTCTGCTGAGAGAGACCGGAACTGGTCCCAATTCGTCGAGAAGGCTATTGCCGGTGAAATCGAGCGTCGCGAACTGCGACACAACGCCGGAGGCCCGTTCGATGGCGTCGATACGCCATTGTCCCCGGGACGGCCGCTCGCTGACTGA